The Amycolatopsis sp. 195334CR genome includes a window with the following:
- a CDS encoding aminoglycoside phosphotransferase family protein, translating to MTAVPAGLLASGAWQRAGPAGRHWVEELPRTFERLRARWSLTPDGEARHGYHAMVQPVRRDGEPLALKVSWPDEDVDSEARALSIWDGRDAVRLLEAAPEDHALLLERASPTRSAQSIRVEDAVPLLGGLLRRMAVPAPDGLRRISDVAGEIRDTLTARWDAAGRPFPPSLAARVEHLAGELSELDDPYLVNRELSYGKVLAADREPWLVISPRAVAGQLEYQVAPLLWTRLDEIGRRTAVLRQFRRLAVAAGLDRDLARSWTVVRAADHLLTGLAAGYTEEPVRCRLLLDTFSGTH from the coding sequence ATGACCGCCGTCCCCGCCGGGTTGCTGGCCTCCGGAGCCTGGCAACGCGCGGGCCCGGCGGGCCGCCACTGGGTGGAAGAACTGCCGAGAACCTTCGAGCGGTTGCGCGCGCGGTGGTCGCTCACCCCCGACGGCGAGGCCCGGCACGGTTACCACGCGATGGTGCAACCGGTGCGGCGTGACGGCGAGCCGTTGGCGCTCAAGGTCTCCTGGCCGGACGAGGACGTCGACAGCGAGGCCCGCGCACTGTCCATCTGGGACGGACGTGACGCGGTGCGCCTGTTGGAGGCCGCTCCGGAGGACCACGCGCTCCTGCTGGAACGCGCGTCCCCGACCCGGTCGGCCCAGTCCATCCGGGTCGAGGACGCGGTCCCCCTGCTGGGCGGCCTGCTGCGCCGGATGGCGGTCCCCGCACCGGACGGCCTGCGCCGGATTTCGGACGTGGCCGGGGAAATCCGCGACACCCTCACCGCCCGGTGGGACGCCGCCGGACGGCCCTTCCCGCCGTCGCTGGCCGCGCGCGTGGAGCACCTGGCCGGTGAGTTGAGCGAGCTGGACGACCCCTACCTGGTCAACCGCGAACTGTCCTACGGCAAGGTGCTCGCTGCGGACCGCGAACCGTGGCTGGTGATCAGCCCGCGCGCGGTCGCCGGGCAACTGGAGTACCAGGTGGCGCCGTTGCTGTGGACCCGCCTCGACGAGATCGGCAGGCGCACCGCGGTGCTGCGGCAGTTCCGCCGCCTGGCGGTGGCGGCGGGCCTGGACCGCGACCTCGCGCGGTCGTGGACCGTGGTGCGCGCGGCCGACCACCTCCTGACCGGCCTGGCGGCGGGCTACACGGAGGAGCCGGTCCGGTGCCGCCTCCTGCTCGACACCTTTTCCGGCACGCACTAG
- a CDS encoding glycoside hydrolase family 3 N-terminal domain-containing protein codes for MARMNTREKLAQLFGVWVGIDAAGEMAPHQHDFAIEPGDWDRLVGSGIGQLTRVFGTRPVEPLIGARGLARTQREVMAASRFGIPAQVHEECLTGLAAWRATVYPSPLCWGATFDPGLVERMGVHIGRSMRRLGVHQGMAPVLDVARDLRWGRIEETIAEDPYLVGTIGSAYVRGLESAGVVATLKHFAGYSASKAGRNLAPVSIGARELADVLLPPFEMALRAGARSVMNGYNDNDGVPAAADPELLTTRLREVYGFTGTVVADYFSVSFLRTLHGVAGTRAEAAAQALAAGIDVELPTVDCFGAPLLMALESGEADVALVDRALERVLRQKCELGLLDPGWSPDPEVLADGRADLDDDESRALARELAQRSIVLLRNEDVLPLAPGKRLAVIGPRADDPGAMFGCYSFPMHVGVHHPDVPLGIEVPTVLEALGADHDVTYAQGCPVEGGDDAGIADAVRVAADAEICVVVLGDRAGLFGGGTSGEGCDVADLRLPGRQEELLEALLGTGTPVVLVLLSGRPYELSRQADRLAAIVCGFFPGEEGGVALADVLSGRVNPSGRLPVSFPAAGANQPATYLAAPLATRSEVSTVDPTALYGFGHGLSYAPLSWGEVTGGEEWRTDGVFELTVPLRNETDRASSEVVQVYLHDPVAECVRPVQRLIAAARVDLAPGEAQTVRFGLHADLTCYTGRAGQRQVDPGEVELRVGASSTDIRATLARVLTGPRREVGFDRVLSPEIG; via the coding sequence ATGGCCAGGATGAACACGCGCGAGAAACTGGCGCAGTTGTTCGGCGTCTGGGTCGGCATCGACGCGGCCGGCGAGATGGCGCCGCACCAGCACGACTTCGCCATCGAACCGGGCGACTGGGACCGGCTGGTCGGCTCCGGCATCGGCCAGCTGACCCGGGTGTTCGGCACCCGGCCGGTGGAGCCGCTGATCGGCGCGCGCGGGCTGGCCCGCACGCAGCGCGAGGTGATGGCCGCCAGCCGGTTCGGCATCCCGGCGCAGGTGCACGAGGAGTGCCTGACCGGGCTGGCCGCCTGGCGCGCCACGGTGTACCCGTCGCCGCTGTGCTGGGGCGCCACCTTCGACCCGGGGCTGGTCGAGCGGATGGGTGTCCACATCGGACGGTCGATGCGGCGGCTCGGGGTGCACCAGGGCATGGCGCCGGTGCTCGACGTGGCCCGCGATCTGCGGTGGGGCCGGATCGAGGAGACCATCGCCGAGGACCCGTACCTGGTCGGCACGATCGGCTCGGCGTACGTGCGCGGGCTGGAGTCGGCCGGGGTGGTGGCCACGCTGAAGCACTTCGCCGGGTACTCCGCGTCGAAGGCGGGCCGCAACCTGGCGCCGGTGTCGATCGGCGCGCGGGAACTGGCCGACGTGCTGCTGCCGCCGTTCGAAATGGCGCTGCGCGCGGGTGCCCGTTCGGTGATGAACGGCTACAACGACAACGACGGCGTGCCCGCGGCCGCCGATCCCGAACTGCTCACCACGCGGCTGCGCGAGGTCTACGGCTTCACCGGCACGGTGGTGGCCGACTACTTCTCCGTCTCGTTCCTGCGCACGCTGCACGGGGTGGCCGGCACGCGGGCCGAAGCCGCCGCGCAGGCGCTGGCCGCCGGGATCGACGTCGAACTGCCGACCGTCGACTGCTTCGGCGCGCCGTTGCTGATGGCGCTGGAGTCCGGGGAGGCCGACGTCGCGCTGGTGGACCGCGCGCTGGAGCGGGTGCTGCGGCAGAAGTGCGAGCTCGGGTTACTCGACCCCGGCTGGTCGCCCGATCCCGAGGTGCTCGCCGACGGCCGCGCCGACCTCGACGACGACGAGTCCCGTGCCCTCGCGCGTGAACTGGCCCAGCGATCGATCGTGTTGCTGCGCAACGAAGACGTGCTGCCGCTGGCCCCCGGCAAGCGGCTCGCCGTGATCGGCCCGCGGGCCGACGACCCCGGCGCGATGTTCGGCTGCTACTCGTTCCCGATGCACGTCGGGGTGCACCACCCGGACGTGCCGCTGGGCATCGAGGTGCCCACCGTGCTGGAGGCGCTCGGCGCCGACCACGACGTGACCTACGCGCAGGGCTGCCCGGTCGAAGGCGGTGACGACGCCGGGATCGCCGACGCGGTCCGGGTGGCCGCCGACGCCGAGATCTGCGTGGTGGTGCTGGGCGATCGCGCCGGGTTGTTCGGTGGTGGCACCTCCGGTGAAGGCTGCGACGTCGCCGATCTGCGCCTGCCGGGGCGGCAGGAGGAACTGCTGGAAGCCTTGCTGGGCACCGGAACCCCGGTGGTGCTGGTGCTGCTGAGCGGGCGCCCGTACGAGCTTTCGCGGCAGGCCGACCGGCTCGCCGCCATCGTCTGCGGGTTCTTCCCCGGCGAGGAGGGCGGGGTGGCGCTGGCGGACGTGCTCAGCGGGCGGGTGAACCCGTCGGGACGGCTGCCGGTCAGCTTCCCGGCGGCCGGGGCGAACCAGCCCGCCACCTATCTCGCCGCGCCGCTGGCCACCCGCAGCGAGGTGAGCACGGTCGACCCGACGGCGTTGTACGGGTTCGGGCACGGGCTTTCCTACGCGCCGCTGAGCTGGGGCGAGGTCACCGGCGGCGAGGAGTGGCGCACCGACGGGGTGTTCGAGCTGACCGTCCCGCTGCGCAACGAGACCGATCGCGCGAGCAGCGAGGTGGTCCAGGTGTACCTGCACGACCCGGTGGCCGAATGCGTGCGGCCGGTGCAGCGGCTGATCGCCGCGGCCAGGGTGGACCTGGCGCCGGGTGAGGCGCAGACCGTACGGTTCGGCCTGCACGCGGACCTGACCTGCTACACCGGCCGCGCCGGGCAGCGGCAGGTGGATCCGGGTGAGGTGGAACTGCGGGTGGGGGCGTCCAGCACCGACATCCGGGCGACGCTGGCCCGCGTGCTGACCGGACCGCGGCGCGAGGTCGGCTTCGACCGCGTCCTCTCCCCCGAAATCGGATGA
- a CDS encoding carbohydrate ABC transporter permease: MKRQSLAYLVAILIVGITVVPLIFVILGGFRTTGQINADPAGLPGPWVWDNYREILTAPEFWTFLGNSLLIAVVATTLAVALGSMAAFALSRYQFRGREGWYTLFTLGLLFPLGVATLPLYLLLRQLDMLENPLGVALPEAAFSLPVTIVILRPFMRAIPAEIEDAAVLDGATRIGFFWRILLPLSMPALTTVAVLAFVTSWNAYLLPLLVFNDSGNFTLPLGVATFQSQYSQDTARVLAFTALSMIPALGFFMLAERRIVGGLTGSVKG; this comes from the coding sequence ATGAAGCGGCAGTCGCTGGCCTACCTGGTGGCGATCCTGATCGTCGGCATCACCGTGGTGCCGCTGATCTTCGTCATCCTCGGCGGGTTCCGCACCACCGGCCAGATCAACGCCGATCCGGCCGGGCTGCCGGGGCCGTGGGTGTGGGACAACTACCGGGAGATCCTGACCGCGCCGGAGTTCTGGACCTTTCTCGGCAACAGCCTGCTGATCGCGGTGGTGGCCACCACGCTCGCGGTGGCGCTGGGCTCGATGGCGGCGTTCGCCCTGTCGCGGTACCAGTTCCGCGGGCGGGAGGGGTGGTACACGCTGTTCACCCTGGGGCTGCTGTTCCCGCTCGGGGTGGCCACGCTGCCGTTGTACCTGTTGCTGCGGCAGCTGGACATGCTGGAGAACCCGCTGGGCGTGGCCCTGCCGGAGGCGGCGTTCTCGCTGCCGGTGACCATCGTGATCCTGCGGCCGTTCATGCGGGCCATCCCGGCGGAGATCGAGGACGCCGCGGTGCTCGACGGCGCCACCCGGATCGGTTTTTTCTGGCGGATCCTGCTGCCGCTGTCGATGCCCGCGCTGACCACGGTGGCGGTGCTGGCCTTCGTCACCAGCTGGAACGCGTACCTGTTGCCACTGCTGGTGTTCAACGACTCGGGCAACTTCACCCTGCCGCTGGGCGTGGCCACCTTCCAGTCGCAGTACTCCCAGGACACGGCGCGGGTGCTGGCGTTCACCGCGTTGTCGATGATCCCGGCACTGGGCTTCTTCATGCTCGCCGAACGCCGGATCGTGGGCGGGCTGACAGGATCGGTGAAGGGGTAG
- a CDS encoding LacI family DNA-binding transcriptional regulator, with product MTIRDVAERAGVSVATVSKVLNQRYGVAAATSARVRSVIEELGYEASLVAQSLRNHRTNVIGILVADLEPFSTELLKGAADAIRGSGFELVVYSAGGRTDDKAGWERRYLSRLSGTLVDGALLVTPAASPEPREGTPVVAVDPHTGSAELPTIDSDNLRGAQLAVEHLLALGHRRIALLTGRPDLQSAQLRETGYRRALAAAGVPVDEDLVQVGAYDPEISAASARRLLDSPARPTAIFAANDLSAIATVEAAQALGLRVPEDLSVVGFDNIPESVLCVPPLTTVEQPIREMGRRAIELLIPLINRETPETTHVTLETRLVVRSSTRQVEQP from the coding sequence GTGACCATCAGGGACGTCGCCGAACGCGCCGGCGTCTCGGTGGCGACCGTGTCCAAAGTGCTCAATCAGCGCTACGGCGTCGCCGCCGCCACCTCCGCCCGCGTGCGCTCGGTGATCGAGGAGCTGGGCTACGAAGCCAGCCTGGTCGCCCAGAGCCTGCGCAACCACCGCACCAACGTGATCGGCATCCTGGTGGCCGATCTCGAACCGTTCAGCACCGAGTTGCTCAAGGGCGCGGCCGACGCGATCCGCGGCTCGGGTTTCGAGCTGGTCGTCTACTCGGCGGGCGGGCGCACGGACGACAAGGCGGGCTGGGAACGCCGGTACCTCTCGCGGTTGAGCGGCACCCTGGTCGACGGCGCGCTGCTGGTCACCCCGGCCGCCTCCCCCGAACCCCGCGAGGGCACGCCGGTGGTCGCGGTCGACCCGCACACCGGTTCCGCCGAGCTGCCCACCATCGACTCGGACAACCTTCGTGGCGCGCAGCTGGCCGTGGAGCACCTGCTGGCGCTGGGCCACCGCCGGATCGCCCTGCTCACCGGCCGGCCGGACCTGCAGTCGGCGCAGCTGCGCGAGACCGGTTACCGGCGTGCGCTGGCCGCGGCCGGGGTGCCGGTGGACGAGGACCTGGTGCAGGTCGGCGCCTACGACCCGGAGATCTCCGCGGCCTCGGCGCGCCGCCTGCTGGACTCCCCCGCCCGGCCCACCGCGATCTTCGCGGCGAACGACCTGTCGGCCATCGCCACCGTCGAGGCGGCGCAGGCGCTCGGCCTGCGCGTGCCGGAGGACCTGTCGGTGGTCGGCTTCGACAACATCCCGGAGTCGGTGCTGTGCGTGCCGCCGCTGACCACCGTCGAGCAGCCCATCCGCGAGATGGGCCGCCGCGCCATCGAACTCCTCATCCCGCTGATCAACCGGGAAACCCCGGAAACCACGCACGTCACGCTGGAGACCCGGCTCGTCGTGCGCTCGTCGACCCGACAGGTGGAGCAGCCGTGA
- a CDS encoding LacI family DNA-binding transcriptional regulator yields the protein MPVESERKPASEPVQGKVTIAQIAVEAGVSIPTVSKVVNGRTDVAAATRERVEEIIRRHGYQRRSDERARRSNLLELMFHELESIWALEIMRGVEQVASEHDLAVVLSESQGRLTPGRGWLEKVLARRPIGVVSVFSDLSADQLAKLESRNIPVVVVDPVGEPGERTYSIGATNWNGGLIATRHLLELGHRRIAVIGGPERVLCSRARVDGYRAALETAGVPVDPALVRYGDFHVEAGRAQLTELLKLGDRPTAVFAGSDLQAFGVYEAARAAGLRIPEDLSVIGFDDLPVAGWVGPPLTTIRQPLQEMAAAGTRLLLALARGEEAEHRRVELATSLVVRQSTAPPAEHR from the coding sequence ATGCCAGTGGAATCCGAGCGGAAGCCGGCCAGCGAGCCCGTCCAGGGCAAGGTCACCATCGCGCAGATCGCGGTGGAGGCCGGGGTTTCCATCCCGACAGTTTCGAAGGTGGTCAACGGGCGCACCGACGTGGCCGCGGCGACCAGGGAACGGGTGGAGGAGATCATCCGCCGCCACGGCTACCAGCGGCGCAGCGACGAGCGGGCCCGGCGGTCCAACCTGCTGGAGCTGATGTTCCACGAGCTGGAGAGCATCTGGGCGCTGGAGATCATGCGCGGGGTGGAGCAGGTGGCCAGCGAGCACGACCTGGCGGTGGTGCTCTCGGAGTCACAGGGCAGGCTCACCCCCGGCCGCGGCTGGCTGGAGAAGGTGCTGGCGCGGCGGCCGATCGGGGTGGTGTCGGTGTTCTCCGACCTCAGCGCCGACCAGCTGGCGAAGCTGGAGTCGCGCAACATCCCGGTGGTGGTGGTCGACCCGGTCGGGGAACCGGGTGAGCGCACCTACTCGATCGGGGCCACCAACTGGAACGGCGGGCTGATCGCCACCCGGCACCTGCTCGAACTGGGCCACCGCCGGATCGCGGTGATCGGCGGGCCGGAGCGGGTGCTGTGCAGCCGCGCCCGCGTGGACGGCTACCGCGCCGCGCTGGAGACCGCCGGGGTGCCGGTGGACCCGGCACTGGTGCGCTACGGCGACTTCCACGTCGAAGCCGGGCGCGCGCAGCTGACCGAACTGCTGAAGCTGGGCGACCGGCCGACCGCCGTGTTCGCGGGCAGCGACCTGCAGGCGTTCGGGGTGTACGAGGCCGCCCGCGCGGCCGGCCTGCGCATTCCGGAGGACCTCAGCGTGATCGGCTTCGACGACCTGCCGGTGGCGGGCTGGGTCGGGCCGCCGCTGACCACCATCCGGCAGCCGCTGCAGGAGATGGCCGCCGCGGGCACGCGCCTGCTGCTGGCACTGGCGCGCGGCGAGGAGGCCGAGCACCGGCGGGTGGAACTGGCGACCAGCCTGGTGGTGCGGCAGAGCACCGCACCCCCGGCGGAGCACCGGTAA
- a CDS encoding carbohydrate ABC transporter permease encodes MLRSRGRGARPRGSAVSSGLRRKLELTLFLGPALLLFVGFVLVPMVLAVYYSLYDWTGFGSLGDFAGFKNYLDALTGSVFQNAVWHNVVIAVLSLVVQLPLSIGLALLLNRRLRGRAFLRVIVFAPYVLSEAITAVIWLLILQPGGFADQVLRAAGLGGLVRQWLADPGLVLFTLFVVITWKYIGFGIILLLAGLQGIPPEVKEAAALDGATAWQTTRHVVLPLLGPTVRIWIFLSVIGSLQLFDLVWIMTLGGPANASTTMATYLIDHGFKRYEFGFGSAVAVLLFIICFTFALLYQRFALRRDTEGAVTG; translated from the coding sequence ATGCTGCGTTCGCGCGGGCGAGGTGCCCGGCCACGGGGGAGCGCGGTCTCCTCGGGGCTGCGCCGGAAGCTCGAACTGACCCTGTTCCTCGGCCCGGCCCTGCTGTTGTTCGTCGGGTTCGTGCTGGTGCCGATGGTGCTGGCGGTGTACTACAGCCTGTACGACTGGACCGGTTTCGGCTCGCTCGGGGACTTCGCCGGGTTCAAGAACTACCTGGACGCGCTGACCGGCTCGGTGTTCCAGAACGCGGTGTGGCACAACGTGGTCATCGCCGTGCTGTCGCTGGTGGTGCAACTGCCGCTGAGCATCGGGCTGGCCCTGCTGCTCAACCGGCGGCTGCGCGGGCGGGCCTTCCTGCGGGTGATCGTCTTCGCGCCGTACGTGCTCTCGGAGGCGATCACCGCGGTGATCTGGCTGCTCATCCTGCAGCCGGGCGGGTTCGCCGACCAGGTGCTGCGCGCGGCCGGGCTCGGCGGGCTGGTGCGGCAGTGGCTGGCCGATCCCGGGCTGGTGCTGTTCACCCTGTTCGTGGTGATCACCTGGAAGTACATCGGCTTCGGCATCATCCTGCTGCTGGCCGGGCTCCAGGGGATTCCGCCGGAGGTGAAGGAGGCCGCCGCGCTGGACGGGGCGACGGCGTGGCAGACCACCCGGCACGTGGTGCTGCCGCTGCTCGGCCCGACCGTGCGGATCTGGATCTTCCTGTCGGTGATCGGCTCGCTGCAGTTGTTCGACCTGGTGTGGATCATGACGCTGGGCGGGCCTGCCAACGCCTCCACCACGATGGCGACCTACCTGATCGACCACGGGTTCAAGCGGTACGAGTTCGGCTTCGGCAGTGCGGTGGCGGTGTTGCTGTTCATCATCTGCTTCACCTTCGCCCTGCTGTACCAGCGATTCGCGCTGCGGCGCGACACCGAGGGGGCGGTGACCGGATGA
- a CDS encoding GyrI-like domain-containing protein, with translation MSTNDVTVKAVPPVRVASVSGIAESDAHEHVGPVAQALFERLFGALERDGVPPAGTPLATYAPAGGARLTVTAACPVGEDTVDGVQLTVLDGIGQAACYVHHGTMATIDASYRILTTWIEDNGYRTDGTAREVHLVAHPDADDHWRTELQLPITPR, from the coding sequence ATGAGCACGAACGACGTCACGGTCAAGGCGGTCCCGCCGGTGCGGGTGGCTTCGGTGAGCGGAATCGCGGAGAGCGACGCCCACGAGCACGTCGGGCCGGTGGCGCAGGCGTTGTTCGAGCGGTTGTTCGGCGCGCTGGAACGGGACGGGGTTCCGCCGGCCGGCACGCCGCTCGCCACGTACGCGCCGGCCGGCGGGGCCCGGCTCACGGTGACGGCGGCCTGCCCGGTCGGCGAAGACACCGTCGACGGCGTCCAGCTCACCGTGCTCGACGGCATCGGCCAGGCCGCCTGCTACGTCCACCACGGGACGATGGCCACGATCGACGCCAGCTACCGGATCCTGACCACCTGGATCGAGGACAACGGCTACCGCACCGACGGCACCGCCCGCGAGGTCCACCTCGTCGCCCACCCCGACGCGGACGACCACTGGCGGACCGAACTGCAGTTGCCGATCACACCCCGCTAG
- a CDS encoding ABC transporter substrate-binding protein produces MRRIRNVCAFLLAAVTAAALTACGGGDDTAGNADGPVTFTWWHNGTTDTRKALWEQIAADYQAANPGVSFKIEPVQNEQFQTKIPLALQSDSPPDIYQQWGGGQGAGQLASGKVADITGQASPWIGQLGPIAQDWAADGKQYGVPYVGHTVGFWYRKDIFANAGITTPPTTMEQLNEAVAKLKGAGVAPIAVGGKDRWPDAFYWGYLATRHCAPEELKKAVESVRMEHPCWLRAGQDLKAFLDTQPFQTGFVGTPAQQGAGSSAGMVANGQAAMELQGDWSPDTMASLTSDKDLNSKLGWFPFPSVAGGAGAPGAILAGGDGFSCTQRTGAACAKFLQYLTTPPVQEKLAAIGAGLPVNPAAAPALGTDSLKSVFEHTQQAPHRQTYFDIALPTSVGQALNDAIANFFAGQGTPESIVQAVNSAAAGNK; encoded by the coding sequence ATGCGCCGAATCCGGAACGTTTGCGCCTTCCTCCTCGCCGCGGTCACCGCCGCCGCCCTCACCGCCTGCGGTGGTGGGGACGACACGGCGGGCAACGCGGACGGACCCGTCACCTTCACCTGGTGGCACAACGGCACCACCGATACGCGGAAGGCGCTGTGGGAGCAGATCGCCGCCGACTACCAGGCGGCCAATCCCGGGGTGAGCTTCAAGATCGAGCCGGTGCAGAACGAGCAGTTCCAGACCAAGATCCCGCTGGCGCTGCAGTCGGACAGCCCGCCGGACATCTACCAGCAGTGGGGCGGCGGCCAGGGCGCGGGCCAGCTGGCGTCGGGCAAGGTCGCCGACATCACCGGGCAGGCCTCGCCGTGGATCGGCCAGCTCGGCCCGATCGCCCAGGACTGGGCGGCCGACGGCAAGCAGTACGGCGTGCCCTACGTCGGGCACACGGTGGGGTTCTGGTACCGCAAGGACATCTTCGCCAACGCCGGCATCACCACGCCCCCGACCACGATGGAGCAGCTGAACGAGGCGGTGGCCAAGCTCAAGGGCGCCGGGGTGGCGCCGATCGCGGTCGGCGGCAAGGACCGCTGGCCGGACGCGTTCTACTGGGGTTACCTCGCCACCCGGCACTGCGCGCCGGAAGAGCTGAAGAAGGCCGTCGAGTCCGTGCGGATGGAACACCCGTGCTGGCTCCGGGCCGGTCAGGACCTCAAGGCGTTCCTGGACACCCAGCCGTTCCAGACCGGTTTCGTCGGGACCCCGGCCCAGCAGGGCGCGGGCAGTTCGGCCGGGATGGTGGCCAACGGACAGGCCGCGATGGAACTGCAGGGCGACTGGTCGCCGGACACGATGGCCTCGCTCACCTCGGACAAGGACCTGAACTCGAAGCTCGGCTGGTTCCCGTTCCCGTCCGTGGCCGGTGGGGCCGGCGCGCCGGGCGCGATCCTCGCCGGTGGTGACGGCTTCTCGTGCACCCAGCGCACGGGCGCGGCCTGCGCGAAGTTCCTGCAGTACCTGACCACCCCGCCGGTGCAGGAGAAGCTCGCCGCGATCGGCGCCGGCCTGCCGGTGAACCCGGCCGCGGCCCCGGCGCTGGGCACCGATTCGCTCAAGTCGGTGTTCGAGCACACCCAGCAGGCCCCGCACCGGCAGACCTACTTCGACATCGCCCTGCCGACCAGCGTCGGCCAGGCGCTCAACGACGCGATCGCGAACTTCTTCGCCGGGCAGGGCACGCCGGAGTCGATCGTGCAGGCCGTGAACTCGGCGGCGGCGGGGAACAAGTGA
- a CDS encoding helix-turn-helix transcriptional regulator has product MFTPHPEREQIRLDQVLSTLGNPIRLQIVRVLADGSERSCGKIIDGMSKSTLTRHWRVLRDSGVIWQRPYGRENLLSLRREDLDARFPGLLDAVLNAET; this is encoded by the coding sequence GTGTTCACCCCGCACCCCGAGCGCGAGCAGATCCGGCTGGACCAGGTGCTCTCGACCCTGGGCAATCCCATCCGGCTGCAGATCGTGCGGGTGCTCGCGGACGGCTCGGAGCGCAGCTGCGGCAAGATCATCGACGGGATGTCGAAGTCCACGCTGACCAGGCACTGGCGGGTGCTGCGGGACAGCGGGGTGATCTGGCAGCGGCCCTACGGCCGGGAGAACCTGCTCTCGCTGCGGCGGGAGGACCTCGACGCCCGCTTCCCCGGTCTGCTCGACGCCGTGCTCAACGCCGAGACCTGA
- a CDS encoding endo-1,4-beta-xylanase, with protein sequence MLRAKRVTGGLRRWGAVLALSAGLVAWQAAPASAAPPLKDITSRYVGSAVPASALANEADFRTTLTREFDSVTPENEMKWASLEPNRGQYNWSGADAIVNYAQQNGKTVRGHTLVWHNQYPGWLNNLSATDLRTALQNHITTVMTRYKGKIRAWDVVNEVFNEDGSRRNSIFQQKLGANYIADAFRWAKQVDPGAKLYINDYNVEWQGAKSNAMYELVKSLRQQGVPVEGAGFQTHLSTQYGFPGGFQANLQRFADLGVDVAITEADVRVQLPADSAKLAKQADYFDQAWDGCHAVSRCVEFTTWGFTDRHSWVPGTFPGEGAACLFDANLQPKPAYTRINP encoded by the coding sequence ATGTTGCGAGCGAAACGAGTCACCGGCGGCCTCCGCCGGTGGGGCGCGGTGCTGGCGCTCAGCGCCGGCCTGGTGGCGTGGCAGGCGGCCCCGGCCTCGGCGGCGCCCCCGCTGAAGGACATCACCAGCCGCTACGTCGGCAGTGCCGTACCCGCCTCGGCACTGGCGAACGAGGCCGACTTCCGCACCACGCTGACCCGCGAATTCGACAGCGTGACACCGGAAAACGAGATGAAGTGGGCCAGCCTCGAACCGAACCGCGGCCAGTACAACTGGTCCGGTGCGGACGCCATCGTGAACTACGCGCAGCAGAACGGGAAAACCGTGCGCGGCCACACGCTGGTCTGGCACAACCAGTACCCCGGGTGGTTGAACAACCTGTCCGCCACCGACCTGCGCACCGCGCTGCAGAACCACATCACCACGGTGATGACCAGGTACAAGGGCAAGATCCGGGCCTGGGACGTGGTGAACGAGGTGTTCAACGAGGACGGCAGCCGCCGCAACTCGATCTTCCAGCAGAAGCTCGGCGCCAACTACATCGCCGACGCGTTCCGCTGGGCGAAGCAGGTCGATCCCGGCGCGAAGCTGTACATCAACGACTACAACGTCGAATGGCAGGGCGCCAAGAGCAACGCCATGTACGAGCTGGTGAAATCCCTGCGGCAGCAAGGGGTTCCGGTGGAGGGCGCGGGCTTCCAGACGCACCTGTCCACGCAGTACGGCTTCCCCGGCGGGTTCCAGGCGAACCTGCAGCGCTTCGCCGACCTCGGCGTGGACGTGGCGATCACCGAGGCCGACGTCCGCGTCCAGCTGCCCGCCGACTCGGCGAAGCTGGCCAAGCAGGCCGACTACTTCGACCAGGCCTGGGACGGCTGCCACGCGGTGAGCCGCTGCGTGGAGTTCACCACCTGGGGCTTCACCGACCGGCACTCGTGGGTGCCGGGCACCTTCCCCGGTGAAGGCGCGGCCTGCCTGTTCGATGCGAACCTGCAACCGAAACCCGCCTACACCCGCATCAACCCGTAA